One Piscinibacter lacus genomic window, ACTCGCTCGGTGCAACAGAGGTAAACCTCCAAATTCGTCAGACCGCCAGCACTTCACCGGAAAGGTTCTGGTACTTCAACAATGGAATCACGATGATCGCGGAGCAGGCCCCTAAGGCCCCCGCTGGCGCTGCGTCTCGTTCCGCCGCTCTGTTCTCTTTCAAAGGTGCATCGATTGTCAATGGTGCGCAAACCATCAGCTCACTCAGTAAAGTGCTTGATGACTCGAAACTTGGCCAAGTTCGGGTGACCTTCCGCGTAATCATCTTGTCCGGATCTCCGCCAGAACTAGGCCAGGAAGTCACGCGTACAAACAATCTCCAGAATCGAATCGAGCCTAGAGATTTTGTCGCACAGGACTCGGAGCAAAGCCGCCTTCGGACTGAGATGAGCATTGAGGGAATTGACTATCAGTTTGTTCGAAGCGACGAGGGGTCAACTACTCCGACGAGTTGTGAACTGATTGAGGTAACGACAGCGCTCGCATGCGCATCTGGTGATCCGGCCCTAGCAGTGCAGGTGAAAACTGGTTTGAGCCGTATCTATTCGGACCTTAAAAGGCCCCCTTATAAGGCGCTCTTCAATCCCACAGTTAGCGGCGCCCGCGCCTTTAACGCGACAGTCGTGCAGCGCGAAATCGACCAATGGATTGAGAAGAAGAAGCGGCAGATGCCTAAGAAGAGTGGCACTGGGTGGGGTTTACTTGTGCACGGGAACCGTATTCTTGCTGCCGGGGTCTTTGCTAAGATTCAACGAGATGTACTGGAACAGCCTATATCTTCGTTCCCGGCGCATCTTGCGTCGATGGACATTCCTGCCACCACTGGCGAGATCTACTCCAAGATGGTTGAAGCAATTCAAAGCCACTATCCGACCAATTTCCTTGCGGTACTATTTAAGAACCCGTCAATGAGTCGCCATGTGTATATGTTGGGAACTGCTTGAGTTAACTCGGGCCAAGCCTTGTAGGCGCCAATTATTCGATAGGGCGGCGACTGGTTCAGAAAATTAAGGGGCTTGAAGTGAATCTATTAAAATCTTGCTCAAGGATGGCTATTGTTTTGGCTATTGTGCCCGCGACGGCGGCGGCTGGACTTTTTGGCCCAAGAAACTACGACGAATGCATTCTTGACTCAATGAAGGGCGTTACAAGTGATGTCGCTGCGCGTCTGATTGCGCGGTCATGCAGGGAAAAGTTCCCAGATAAGCCAGTGGCTCAAAAAAGAACAAGAAGCCTTTCGGCTCATGAGTTGGAGCAAGTGACAGGGCGCGCTGGCTACAGCCACACAACCTACTTCATCGGGAACCTCCACAACGGTAACGCTCACATTACCGTCTCGCAAGTTTCTGTCAATGTCACAACCAAGGTGGGCGGAAAGGAGGTTTCGAGGACGTATGTTGCGGATGTGCTTATCGCGCCTCAGAGTACTGCGAATTTCAGTTTAAATATTGTAGTCGGGGACCAGGGGGCTAACTACTCCTGGGGACTGGTTGAGGCGCGCGGGTATTAACCCGCTTAGTTTTCGGCAAAGTTGGAGAAAAGATAGTTCTCTTTTCAGTTCTATCGGCGTTGACTTAGGGCGAAGCAGTCTGTCAGCGCCCTGAAGACGTGACTCAAATTGACTTGAGCCTTGAGGCTCTCCCTCAATCCGCCGGCTCGTCCCGCCCCTTGTCCTCCGCCTCCTGCGGTCTCACCGCCGCCCCCGCCGGCCTCCCCGCCGCCGCGGCATTCACCGCCGAAGCTAGCCGATCCCTCAGCCAGTTGAAAAGCTCGCGGTAGCTGCGGCCCTGGCGGGGTGCGGTGCCGGCGCGGGTGGTGTCGGGGCGGTCTTCGGCTTCCTGGCGGGCTTTGCGGATGAGGGCGCGCAGGCGGTGCAGGTCGCTGGCGGGGTGTTCGGCGGACCAGCGGTCGAAGGCTTCGTCGCTGGCCAGCAGTTCGGTGCGCCAGCGTTCGGCGCGGTGCAGGGCCAGGGTTTCGCGGGCGCGGCCCAGTTGGTGGGCGGCCACGGCTTCTTCGAGGGGGTCGAGGTCCAGCCCGCGCATGATCTTGCCGACGTACTGAAGCTGGCGGCGTCGGCCTTCGAAGCTTTTGGTCTTCTGCGCCATGACGATGGCGTCGAAGGCGCGTTCGGGCAGGTCCAGGGCTTTCAGGCGCACCAGCGGCAGTTCGAGCAGGGCTTCGCCCAGGCGCTGGGCGGCCAGGGCGTCGGTCTTGCGGCGGGTTCGGCTGGGGCGGCCGCTGCCTTCGGGCTCGACGGGGCCTTCGTCTTCGTCGGGGGCGGGGCCGCCGACGTAGATGCTTTCGGCGAGGTCTTCGGGGTCGTGCTCGTCTTCGAGCGCGGTCCAGCTTTCGGGCGGGCCGCGGAAGGGCAGGGGGGCGCCGCTGCCGGCCGGGCGCCGGCGGCGGCCTTCCTGCACGGGCAGGGTGGCGGGCGGCTTGGTGGCCGGGCCTTGTCCGCTGGGGGCGGGCAGGACGCGGTAGGTCTTGACTTTGGGGGAGCGGGCGGGCACGGCAGGGGGTGTTGGCACCCGTGCCGGACGCGGCACAAGGGGCCCGTATCATAGGTTTGACGGCCTGCAGGCCCGGCGCGGCCTTCCGGCCGGCGCGTCCTGCGGGCGACTGATGGCCCATTCGCCCATGCCCCACGCTCCGATCTTCCCGACCCTTGCCGCCGTCGAGGCCGCTTCCCGCCGCGCCGCGGCCCTGGCCGCCACCGGTTTTGCCTATCCGCCTTCGCAGTTCCAGGACCTGGTCGAGCAGACCCTGGCCGAGGCCCGTAAGCTGGGCGCCAGCGATGCCGCCGCCGAG contains:
- a CDS encoding AIPR family protein; translated protein: MTQLKVKQAKQRLLQLFESHLDLSDIKSSDPERENKVLSRCLAAYAIYLSTGCSEAEAGGAVWDGPDDNGIDAAFFDASDSQVILVQSKWINKGSGEPEAAEIGSFTKGVKDAIEQDQADFHKRLASKISDIFVRLSTPGTSVKLVLITTGASKLACHGASRLDKILEDLNGNDPEPMAEAVVLGLAEVYQSLANDAQAGAVTVEGTVLDWSFVAAPYQAYFGVIDGLTLKQWWIAYGKRLVAKNIRHSLGATEVNLQIRQTASTSPERFWYFNNGITMIAEQAPKAPAGAASRSAALFSFKGASIVNGAQTISSLSKVLDDSKLGQVRVTFRVIILSGSPPELGQEVTRTNNLQNRIEPRDFVAQDSEQSRLRTEMSIEGIDYQFVRSDEGSTTPTSCELIEVTTALACASGDPALAVQVKTGLSRIYSDLKRPPYKALFNPTVSGARAFNATVVQREIDQWIEKKKRQMPKKSGTGWGLLVHGNRILAAGVFAKIQRDVLEQPISSFPAHLASMDIPATTGEIYSKMVEAIQSHYPTNFLAVLFKNPSMSRHVYMLGTA
- the yjgA gene encoding ribosome biogenesis factor YjgA is translated as MPARSPKVKTYRVLPAPSGQGPATKPPATLPVQEGRRRRPAGSGAPLPFRGPPESWTALEDEHDPEDLAESIYVGGPAPDEDEGPVEPEGSGRPSRTRRKTDALAAQRLGEALLELPLVRLKALDLPERAFDAIVMAQKTKSFEGRRRQLQYVGKIMRGLDLDPLEEAVAAHQLGRARETLALHRAERWRTELLASDEAFDRWSAEHPASDLHRLRALIRKARQEAEDRPDTTRAGTAPRQGRSYRELFNWLRDRLASAVNAAAAGRPAGAAVRPQEAEDKGRDEPAD